tgacaaaattattgttttgaaattcgGACTGAATCGGGTTATTCGACCGGGTTAATCGAGAACTAGATTGAGATCTAGTTTTTCacggttctttttttttttttttttttttttttttttttttaactttctaaaaaaatcgTAATTATTAAATAATCAATGAACCTCTTGAACCTTGATTAGACCGAACAATTTGACAGAACTGGTCACTGTTCAACCACGGTCAAAGCTTGGTTTTtaagtaatgaaaaataaacaatttgcTTGCACCACATCTAGAACCTAGTAGAGAAATTTTTAATTAACCCCCTAACCACTACGCTAAGGCTGGTTATTTATGCTTCTTGTGAGCAAACTAATTTATTTGAGCTATATTTAAAAGAATGCCATAAGAATAATTTAAACTTtcattactatatatttatattataatcaatattaataatatttattatatcatttattttaattagacaTCTCAAAAGAGGGAATATACattgaaataattataattaaaatccttcaaataTATTCATAGTTTTATACTTAAATAATTAACTATAACTTTATTGTTTTCTTATGCTTTATTATTGTGAGGGCCTGAGGACCCGAGGATGTAAAGGCATGGATGTAGGGGAATGTACAGAGGGTAAATTGGTGATATATGGCTAAGAAAGTGAAAATATCGGGTTCAAGGGCAGGTAGCTGTGAACTCCGCATTGAATACACTGTACCTAGTTTCTCTTTCGCATTAAATAAGGAGCGTTAGCTTTATCAGTTGCATTGATGTGgaggtgacctgaacagtgcacATCACAGTTAAGCAACTCTTTTCTACCGTCTTCTTCAATCAAACATACAAGTGTCAACAAAAGAAAGGAGTTAGGTGAGAGATGAAGAGTTGAGATGACAAAAACTAGGAGTATAAATAAGAAGGAAGGAAGCCAGGAGGGGGAGACGGTTcagtgataaaagaaagaagatactGGTACATGAAGGGAATGAGTTTTTCCTCATGAAAAGTTATAGGACGAGTATTAAttgcttctttttatttgagAGATCCTTAGGACACAACTGtcctttgttgttttgttccttctctataaattcattgttttgggcctgAAATTATTGGATTCATTCTTGGGCTTTTAGACCAGGGCGTGATTTTTGGTtcttacaattggcgctgtctgtgaGAACAAAAAAGTGTGACGTTGTGTTTTGGAGGTAAATGGCGAGCGTAAGTCAGGATAGAGAAGAATCAGTTGGTTCGCAGGGGGAGAATTAGTTGGTTCGTAGGGGGAGAATCAGTCTTTAACCATGCAACGGAGAAATGATAGAGTGCGCACCCCAAGTATGGTAGAGGAGTCGTATCACAGTGATTAAGCCAGAAGAAGTCATACATACAGCGAGAATCGCGTTTCTCATGAGGAAGAGATGCAGCAAATGCAAGCAGAGATAGATTATTTGCGTAGAAGGTTGAAACGAAGGAGAAGTAATAGAAGGAGTCCCTCCTAGTCGTCTAGTGATAGCTCGGGGGGAGGAAAGGGTAGGGAAGGTTATGGTGGGAACAAATCCCCCCTTGGCAAATCTCATCCTGCTTTTTCTTATTTCGACAAAGTTAAGAGTGGGGGGAGCAAACGAGCTGTTGGATGGTCATATCAAGGCACGGGAAATGACGCTATGAGTAAGGCCTTGAGGCAAATTGCTAAATCACCTTTTGCAAGAAGGATAAATAAGGCAAAGCTCCCTCATCGTTTCTCTCAGCCTActtttaccatttataatggaaGGACCGACCCCGTGGAGCACGTTAGCCATTTTAACCAGAAAATGGCAGTTCATTCAAATAACGAAgctttgatgtgtagggtttttcCTTCCAGCCTTGGGCCAGTAGCTATGCGTTGGTTTGATGCTTTGGGGGAAGGATTCGTAGGGTCTTTTGAGGAGCTTACAAGAGCGTTTGGGGCTCGGTTCATAATGTGCAGTAGGGTCCCTAAGCCTTTAGATGCGTTGTTATCCATGGCAATGAGAGAAGGAGAGacactaaaaacttatttagaCAGGTACTGGGAAACCTATAATGAGATTGATGGTGATGTTGAGGATGTGGCTGTAAAGACTTTTAAGGTGGGGCTCCCCACCGAGCACGGTCTAAGAAAATCATTGATAATGAAAGCTGCTTTAAATATGCGCCAACTTACGGATCGCATAGATAAGTATAAACGAGTTGAGGAGGATTAGATTCAAGGCAAAGGTAAGGCAAAAATGTTACCAGAGAGAAGGGATCCTCGGGGTGGGGGGTATCAAGGCAATCGTCCTCGACGAGATTTCCCAGGGCATTCATTGCCATTAGGGACTCCTTTGGTTAACTCATTGTTTAAGGAACCAGTATATCAAATACTGGAGAAGATATGGAATCAGCCTTATTTTAGATGGCCTaacaaaatgagtggagatgcatcctTAAGAAACCAAAGTCTTCATTGTCATTACCATCAAGACAAGGGGCATACAACGGAGGAATGTACGACATTGTGTGATCATTTGAACCAGTTGGCCAGGGTGGGGAAGCTTGATCATTTCTTATCTCGGCCGGAAGGACAGTTGGGGCACCAAGGGGCGGGCTCACATCGTGGTAATACGCCCCGACCAGCATTGGGAACCATTAACGTCATTTTGGTGAagctggggggggggggagctcGAGACATCTTCCAGGGTTATGTCTGTATGGGGTGGTCTTAGGGATGAAGCCATGAATAGAGGTAACCAAATTGCTAAGAGGATGAAGTTGTCGGCAATCCTCGTCTTGGGTTTCTCTGAGAAGGATAAGAAGGGAACGTgccaaccacatgatgatgctttggtaGTCATTATCCGGATTGGGGGATATGATGTGAAACGAGTATTAGTTGATGACGGAAGTGGAGAAAAAATTATGTATCCTGATTTGTTtaatggtttaaatttgaaagttGAAGACCTTGAAAAGTATGACTCACCTTTAGTAGGCTTCAATGGGAAGCCAGTGATTCCTCAGGGAATGATTAG
This portion of the Castanea sativa cultivar Marrone di Chiusa Pesio chromosome 7, ASM4071231v1 genome encodes:
- the LOC142644056 gene encoding uncharacterized protein LOC142644056, whose protein sequence is MSKALRQIAKSPFARRINKAKLPHRFSQPTFTIYNGRTDPVEHVSHFNQKMAVHSNNEALMCRVFPSSLGPVAMRWFDALGEGFVGSFEELTRAFGARFIMCSRVPKPLDALLSMAMREGETLKTYLDRYWETYNEIDGDVEDVAVKTFKVGLPTEHGLRKSLIMKAALNMRQLTDRIDKYKRVEED
- the LOC142644057 gene encoding uncharacterized protein LOC142644057; amino-acid sequence: MSVWGGLRDEAMNRGNQIAKRMKLSAILVLGFSEKDKKGTCQPHDDALVVIIRIGGYDVKRVLVDDGSGEKIMYPDLFNGLNLKVEDLEKYDSPLVGFNGKPVIPQGMIRLPVQVEDEKVQVNFIVVKAYSSYTAILTRPWLHAMSEVLLTLHVKVMPFGLKNA